In Salmo trutta chromosome 16, fSalTru1.1, whole genome shotgun sequence, a genomic segment contains:
- the pltp gene encoding phospholipid transfer protein has protein sequence MASCTVSILFLLIVAMSATEPPGCKIRITNRGLEMLKYETQKFVVEELSNITMPEMKGNEGRFEYTINEVKINELNLTYADLAFQPGLGLLFEVQNSSIALSFQRRILYWFFYDTGAINASAEGVNIHTVLHMTKDELGRLKISNITCDASIGKMKMKFTGTLGRVYDFLATFLTTGMRFLLNQQICPAMNHAGLVLINSLLETIPVRTEVDKYVGIDYSLLSDPVVTSRSLDMDFRGMFFELENENNTLVNYAVNPIVREYDRMVYLGLSEYFFDSGLYSYYKAGIFQMNIANERMPKDLEMLLRTTYFGTIMMMNPALVEYPISLRLELNSAPKTTIKTSGATVAVTAIATVMVLPPGTAPVQLSSMTMEAKFNAKVSMKGKRLAVLADLRRFKIFSNQSALESLALIPLQGPLKTMLQISIVPIINNWTKRGVSIPLADGLDFIEEVVEYHNGYLIIGANLHFSKGLREMIERKIQADPENAI, from the exons ATGGCTTCCTGCACGGTGTCTATCCTCTTCCTTCTCATCGTTGCCATGTCAGCAACAGAGCCGCCAGGCTGCAAGATCCGGATCACAAACAGAGGCCTCGAAATGT TGAAGTACGAGACCCAGAAGTTTGTGGTGGAGGAACTGAGCAACATCACCATGCCGGAGATGAAGGGCAATGAGGGCCGCTTCGAGTACACCATCAATGA GGTGAAAATAAATGAGTTGAACCTGACCTATGCAGACCTGGCATTTCAGCCTGGTCTGGGACTGCTCTTCGAGGTGCAGAACTCGTCCATCGCCCTCAGCTTCCAGAGACGCATCCTATACTGGTTCTT CTATGACACGGGGGCCATCAACGCCTCTGCAGAAGGCGTGAACATCCACACTGTCCTGCACATGACCAAAGATGAGTTGGGCCGTCTCAAGATCTCCAACATCACCTGTGATGCGTCCATCGGCAAAATGAAAATGAAGTTCACTGGCACCTTGGG GAGGGTGTATGACTTCCTGGCGACGTTCTTGACCACAGGAATGCGCTTCCTTCTTAACCAACAG ATCTGCCCTGCCATGAACCACGCTGGTTTGGTTTTAATCAACTCTTTGTTGGAGACGATTCCAG TGCGAACTGAAGTGGACAAGTACGTGGGGATCGACTACTCTCTCCTAAGTGACCCAGTGGTGACTTCAAGGAGTCTTGACATGGATTTCAGG GGCATGTTCTTTGAGCTCGAGAACGAGAACAACACCTTGGTCAACTATGCCGTCAACCCAATCGTGAGAGAGTACGATCGAATGGTGTACCTGGGTCTGTCTGAGTACTTCTTTGACAGTGGGTTGTACTCCTATTATAAAGCCGGCATATTCCAAATGAATATCGCCAACGAGCGT ATGCCAAAGGATCTGGAGATGCTCCTCAGGACAACCTATTTTGGCACCATTATGATGATg AACCCAGCCCTGGTGGAGTACCCTATCTCCCTGCGACTGGAGTTGAACTCTGCCCCCAAGACTACCATCAAGACCTCCGGGGCCACTGTGGCCGTCACCGCCATCGCCACGGTGATGGTGCTACCGCCCGGCACGGCGCCCGTGCAGCTCAGCAGCATGACCATG GAGGCCAAATTCAATGCCAAGGTGTCCATGAAGGGCAAGAGACTGGCTGTCCTTGCAGACTTGAGGAG GTTTAAAATCTTCTCCAACCAGTCTGCTTTGGAATCACTGGCG CTTATTCCCCTACAAGGCCCCCTGAAGACCATGCTGCAGATCTCAATAGTACCCATCATCAATA ACTGGACCAAGAGAGGTGTCTCGATCCCTCTTGCAGATGGTTTGGACTTCATAGAGGAAGTGGTGGAGTATCATAAC GGTTACCTCATCATCGGGGCAAACCTACATTTCAGCAAGGGCCTGAGGGAGATGATCGAGAGGAAAATCCAGGCTGATCCCGAGAATGCCATCTAA